One region of Pseudoalteromonas galatheae genomic DNA includes:
- the rpsF gene encoding 30S ribosomal protein S6, translating to MRHYEIVFMVHPDQSEQVPGMIERYTGAITEAGGTIHRLEDWGRRQLAYPIEKLHKAHYVLLNVEAPTEVINELETSFRYNDAVLRNLVMRTKNAVTEASPLAKEEKKEAASA from the coding sequence ATGCGTCATTACGAAATCGTATTCATGGTTCACCCAGATCAAAGTGAGCAAGTACCTGGTATGATCGAGCGTTATACTGGTGCTATCACTGAAGCTGGCGGTACTATTCACCGTCTAGAAGACTGGGGTCGTCGTCAACTGGCTTACCCAATCGAAAAGCTTCACAAAGCACACTATGTTCTATTGAACGTTGAAGCACCAACTGAAGTAATCAACGAGCTTGAAACTTCTTTCCGCTACAACGATGCAGTGCTTCGTAACCTAGTTATGCGTACTAAAAATGCAGTAACTGAAGCATCTCCTCTTGCAAAAGAAGAGAAAAAAGAAGCAGCTTCTGCTTAA
- the priB gene encoding primosomal replication protein N, with protein sequence MVSTQVDLYTNQYLLSGVICKTPKFSQSPAGIPHCIFVLEHKSMQLEADLTRNAYVRIQVVASGEQFRNQTEHLYVGQALQVRGFINRHESRNGLSQLVLHAQHIERIN encoded by the coding sequence ATGGTGAGTACTCAGGTTGACCTGTATACCAATCAATATCTGCTCTCGGGCGTGATATGTAAAACACCTAAATTTAGTCAAAGCCCAGCTGGGATCCCACACTGTATATTTGTACTTGAGCACAAATCAATGCAGCTAGAGGCTGACCTTACTCGAAATGCCTACGTGCGTATTCAAGTGGTTGCCAGTGGAGAACAGTTCCGAAACCAAACTGAGCATTTATACGTTGGGCAAGCATTACAAGTTCGCGGTTTTATAAATCGCCACGAGAGCCGAAATGGCTTGAGTCAGCTGGTATTGCACGCACAACATATTGAAAGAATTAATTGA
- the rpsR gene encoding 30S ribosomal protein S18: MARYFRRRKFCRFKAEGVQQIDYKDLATLRNYVTESGKIVPSRITGTSAKYQRQLATAIKRARYLALLPYTDLHK; this comes from the coding sequence ATGGCACGTTATTTCAGACGTCGTAAGTTCTGCCGTTTTAAAGCGGAAGGCGTACAACAAATTGATTACAAAGATCTGGCTACTCTTAGAAACTACGTAACAGAAAGTGGCAAAATCGTACCTAGCCGTATCACAGGTACTAGCGCTAAATACCAGCGTCAGCTAGCAACTGCTATTAAGCGTGCTCGCTACCTAGCCCTTCTTCCATACACTGACTTACACAAGTAA
- the rplI gene encoding 50S ribosomal protein L9: protein MQVILLDKIANLGSLGDQVNVKSGFARNFLFPKGKAVPATKSNIETFEARRAELEAKIAEELVAAQARAEKLEALAEVTLVSKAGDEGKLFGSIGTRDIADAISAVGVEVSKSEVRLPLGTIRETGEFDVAIQVHSDVTATIKVIVIAEA from the coding sequence ATGCAAGTTATTCTACTAGACAAAATTGCAAACCTAGGTAGCCTAGGTGATCAGGTTAATGTTAAATCTGGCTTCGCACGTAACTTCTTATTCCCTAAGGGTAAAGCAGTTCCTGCAACTAAATCTAACATTGAAACTTTCGAAGCACGTCGCGCTGAGCTTGAAGCGAAAATCGCTGAAGAGCTAGTTGCTGCACAGGCACGCGCTGAAAAACTAGAAGCACTAGCTGAAGTAACTCTAGTTTCTAAAGCGGGTGACGAAGGTAAGCTATTCGGTTCTATCGGTACTCGCGATATTGCTGATGCTATCTCTGCAGTAGGTGTTGAGGTATCTAAGTCAGAAGTTCGTCTACCTCTTGGTACTATCCGTGAGACTGGCGAGTTCGATGTAGCTATCCAAGTACACTCTGACGTTACAGCTACGATCAAAGTAATCGTAATTGCTGAAGCTTAA
- a CDS encoding type IV pilin protein: protein MSVNKGFTLTELLIAVAIVAITASVAYPSYVEYVQDARRSQAQQNMLEMAGVIERIYSRNSGYPDANLLPNLPQSDFYTFKYTPTDKPNGAVGQYRNLGYQLTATPITGKAQAMDRCGVLSINHLGEQGPKNNDCWQ, encoded by the coding sequence ATGTCTGTAAATAAAGGTTTTACGCTAACAGAGTTATTAATTGCCGTTGCAATCGTGGCGATCACTGCCAGCGTAGCATATCCGTCTTATGTAGAATATGTACAAGATGCCCGCCGTTCACAAGCACAGCAGAACATGTTGGAAATGGCAGGAGTTATTGAGCGTATCTATAGCCGCAATAGTGGTTATCCAGACGCAAATTTGCTTCCTAACTTACCGCAGTCAGATTTTTATACATTTAAATATACGCCAACAGATAAACCGAATGGCGCTGTGGGGCAATATCGCAATTTGGGATACCAATTAACTGCCACGCCAATAACAGGAAAAGCACAAGCGATGGACAGGTGTGGTGTACTAAGTATTAATCATCTTGGTGAACAGGGACCGAAAAACAATGATTGCTGGCAATAA
- a CDS encoding GspH/FimT family pseudopilin — protein sequence MIAGNKNIGFTLLELLIAMAILAILASVAAPSFIKQIQQDRLATHANQLQAVYRLARSEAVRREQQVSLVVEGSDWVVKTNENGQLTEVGRFSIKHSSIEVALADQMVRESGEVLATNNILITDNIADTQDYRLCVLVSGQSWLAEAEQNCS from the coding sequence ATGATTGCTGGCAATAAAAACATAGGATTTACCTTGCTTGAGCTACTTATTGCGATGGCAATTCTCGCAATTTTAGCTTCTGTAGCTGCGCCCAGTTTTATAAAGCAAATTCAGCAAGACCGATTGGCAACGCATGCTAATCAACTGCAGGCGGTATATCGCTTGGCCCGAAGTGAAGCGGTACGACGTGAGCAGCAAGTATCACTGGTTGTGGAGGGCAGCGACTGGGTTGTTAAAACCAATGAGAATGGCCAATTGACCGAGGTGGGACGGTTTTCTATTAAACATAGCTCGATAGAAGTGGCACTTGCCGATCAAATGGTGCGTGAAAGTGGTGAAGTGCTAGCGACAAACAATATATTGATCACCGACAACATTGCCGATACCCAGGATTACCGTTTATGTGTGTTGGTCAGTGGTCAAAGCTGGTTAGCTGAGGCGGAACAAAATTGCAGTTAA
- a CDS encoding type IV pilus modification PilV family protein, translated as MQLSKGFSLIEVVVSMLVAGLMLLGLAATQLKSLQFASNSFQYTMALIHGQNAIDRIWPLLCELQHNNNDMTLDNPLIQQLHPADSRFTLVLPATYSNNMQLTVSWEDKRVENPAENQVSLTTSYPDVVDTCSSPPGGGS; from the coding sequence TTGCAGTTAAGTAAGGGGTTTTCCCTCATTGAAGTTGTGGTGTCGATGTTGGTGGCTGGATTAATGTTACTAGGTCTTGCAGCTACGCAGCTTAAGTCATTACAGTTCGCCTCCAATAGCTTTCAATATACGATGGCGTTAATTCATGGCCAAAATGCAATTGATAGGATATGGCCTTTGTTATGTGAGTTGCAGCATAACAACAATGATATGACGCTTGATAACCCGCTGATTCAGCAACTGCATCCTGCTGATAGCCGCTTTACATTAGTGCTGCCCGCGACATATAGCAATAATATGCAGCTTACAGTGAGTTGGGAAGATAAGCGGGTAGAAAATCCTGCTGAAAACCAAGTTTCTTTGACTACCAGTTATCCAGATGTTGTGGATACTTGCTCTTCACCACCTGGAGGGGGCTCATGA
- a CDS encoding PilW family protein, which yields MKQIKGYTLLELMVAMVVGLVLVIGIATSYTSIKETVTTSQQLATSQEIVRYTNRVMMRSIKQTQAIPAVTATDITIRQLAGVPACDGSVPTVDYTERYFLQGEYLVCDRGTGDINLLKGVTGLVFATDASGQLITVTIQGSSFPTQYGAGIQMNFYAGLGS from the coding sequence ATGAAACAGATAAAGGGCTATACCTTACTGGAACTCATGGTTGCCATGGTTGTGGGGTTAGTATTGGTGATAGGGATTGCAACGTCATATACGTCGATAAAAGAAACTGTGACGACAAGCCAGCAGCTTGCAACATCGCAAGAGATTGTTCGATATACCAATCGAGTAATGATGCGCAGCATTAAGCAGACACAAGCAATCCCTGCTGTGACGGCCACCGATATTACGATCCGCCAACTGGCTGGGGTACCCGCTTGTGATGGCAGTGTACCCACTGTTGACTACACTGAGCGTTATTTTTTACAAGGTGAGTATTTAGTGTGCGATCGCGGCACTGGTGATATCAATCTTTTGAAAGGGGTAACTGGACTTGTGTTTGCAACCGATGCCAGTGGTCAGTTAATTACAGTGACAATACAAGGTAGTAGTTTTCCGACACAATACGGTGCAGGCATACAGATGAATTTTTACGCTGGATTAGGTAGCTAA
- a CDS encoding DUF7305 domain-containing protein translates to MKQQQGFTLVKVMLLGGMASVVVFASLKEGVVQERLSGNFQKDINARLVAEQGIREYRQKLDAEVAKNNPQDVATLIGSISKTGNGAVADSQYQISVNADGNEFEIESLGQRHGEHANHRLVARFELRPAAKESIFQNAVTGCKGVNLSGSGSVDSYDSSKGTYEETKSHDGDVHTVVGDADVVLSGHSPIKGDVEASGVIYLKGSSPVLGDVRSNTGVDISPSSSGIRVEGNVYSRGFFTHRGGKIQGYVRTMGDAKMEWGAEILNQNGDAFDIQYTGNGQFKDTGLQVQDGVHYSDAKFRVADLVVEPVKVYDPDSPDYDPARPNKECDPLALPFNMDSIIDPNNDFSSLNVGAQQILHFKPKQAVYERNGSSVYVAKEHTIYLFQGVEQNLGTATEKTQLAFPFKGLKLGSDGKIKISGGDVIWLIDGDLKLTGDTHIWIEKESSLTVFTTGKVSIGASAKVIAEQEGLTKKSKLPVFSVYSSFDGPNGFVFSGASSLYAAIYSPLTSILLNGSGQLYGTVRGASITGTGGTGIHFDQALKNSGIGVQPPGQKPTLVFKGWHYKPYQVADESEANTN, encoded by the coding sequence ATGAAACAACAACAAGGTTTTACACTGGTTAAAGTGATGCTGCTCGGCGGCATGGCTAGCGTTGTGGTATTCGCTTCCCTCAAGGAAGGTGTGGTACAAGAAAGATTAAGTGGTAACTTCCAAAAGGACATTAATGCAAGGTTAGTGGCTGAACAAGGGATCAGAGAATATCGTCAAAAGCTGGATGCAGAGGTTGCCAAAAATAACCCGCAAGATGTGGCGACACTTATTGGTAGTATCAGTAAAACGGGTAACGGAGCTGTCGCTGATTCGCAATATCAGATTTCGGTTAATGCCGATGGCAACGAATTTGAAATCGAAAGCTTAGGTCAACGCCATGGTGAGCATGCAAATCATCGACTGGTTGCGCGCTTCGAGCTGCGGCCAGCAGCAAAAGAGTCCATATTCCAAAATGCGGTTACTGGTTGTAAAGGTGTGAATCTTTCTGGTAGTGGCTCTGTCGACAGCTATGATTCATCGAAAGGCACTTACGAAGAAACAAAAAGCCATGATGGTGATGTACACACTGTGGTGGGCGATGCAGACGTGGTGCTATCAGGCCACTCTCCGATTAAAGGTGATGTAGAAGCATCTGGTGTGATTTACTTAAAAGGTTCTTCACCGGTTTTGGGTGACGTTAGGTCAAATACCGGGGTAGATATTTCGCCGTCATCGAGTGGTATTCGAGTGGAAGGTAATGTCTATAGCCGAGGATTTTTCACACATAGAGGCGGCAAGATCCAAGGTTATGTGCGTACCATGGGGGATGCCAAAATGGAGTGGGGTGCTGAGATCCTCAACCAAAATGGTGATGCGTTTGATATTCAATATACTGGTAATGGTCAATTTAAAGATACTGGCTTACAAGTTCAAGATGGAGTGCATTACTCCGATGCTAAATTTAGAGTCGCAGATTTAGTGGTTGAGCCGGTAAAAGTGTACGATCCAGATTCTCCCGACTACGACCCAGCAAGGCCAAATAAAGAATGTGATCCTTTGGCGTTGCCTTTTAATATGGATAGCATCATTGATCCAAATAACGACTTTTCCTCCTTAAATGTAGGTGCGCAACAAATCTTACACTTTAAACCTAAACAGGCAGTTTACGAGCGTAATGGCTCAAGCGTGTATGTTGCAAAAGAGCACACCATTTATTTATTCCAAGGGGTGGAGCAAAACCTCGGCACAGCGACAGAAAAAACGCAGCTCGCGTTTCCATTTAAAGGGTTGAAGCTAGGATCTGACGGAAAGATTAAGATCTCTGGTGGCGATGTGATTTGGTTGATTGATGGGGATCTGAAATTAACCGGCGACACTCATATTTGGATAGAAAAAGAAAGCTCTTTGACGGTGTTCACCACTGGCAAAGTTTCTATTGGCGCAAGTGCTAAGGTTATTGCTGAGCAAGAAGGCTTAACCAAGAAGAGCAAACTGCCGGTATTTAGTGTGTATTCTTCATTTGATGGCCCGAATGGTTTTGTATTCAGCGGCGCGTCTTCTTTATATGCTGCCATTTATTCACCGTTAACTTCTATTCTGTTGAATGGCAGTGGGCAATTATATGGTACAGTTCGAGGGGCTTCTATCACCGGTACCGGTGGTACAGGGATCCACTTTGATCAAGCATTAAAAAATTCGGGTATTGGTGTGCAGCCGCCAGGGCAAAAGCCAACATTGGTTTTTAAGGGTTGGCACTATAAACCCTACCAAGTTGCCGATGAGAGTGAAGCTAATACCAATTGA
- a CDS encoding RNA polymerase sigma factor, producing the protein MIINAKEAFTQEQTDALVARCQQGDQGAFRELFEQHHRRVYALCLRLLAEPAHAEDACQEVFVQLWQKIDQFRGQSQFTTWLHSVTSNIAISYLRKQKNWLQKVVSFEQSGLDEQGAEQLGELNGLDKLIVRLPERARLVFVLHAVEGYRHEEIANMLNMAVGSSKSQYHRARNLLQEWYNND; encoded by the coding sequence ATGATAATTAATGCCAAAGAGGCATTTACACAAGAACAAACCGATGCGCTAGTGGCTAGATGCCAGCAAGGGGATCAAGGTGCATTTCGGGAACTATTTGAGCAACACCATCGTCGCGTATATGCGTTGTGTCTTAGGTTGCTCGCTGAGCCCGCTCATGCAGAAGATGCATGCCAGGAAGTTTTTGTGCAACTGTGGCAAAAGATAGACCAATTTAGAGGGCAATCACAATTTACGACTTGGCTTCATAGTGTGACCAGTAATATTGCTATCAGCTATCTTAGAAAGCAAAAGAACTGGTTACAAAAGGTCGTAAGCTTTGAACAATCCGGGCTGGATGAGCAAGGTGCTGAGCAGCTAGGAGAGCTAAATGGCTTAGATAAACTCATTGTCAGATTGCCTGAACGCGCTAGGTTGGTCTTCGTATTACATGCTGTTGAAGGGTATCGCCACGAGGAAATTGCCAATATGTTAAACATGGCCGTAGGGTCGAGTAAATCGCAATATCACCGAGCACGTAACTTATTACAGGAGTGGTACAACAATGACTAA
- a CDS encoding DUF4097 family beta strand repeat-containing protein codes for MKALIIGLTALPAMVFAGESIDKELSVPANGKVVIENQRGDVTIKTWDKNVFKVTGELDDKAEGYKLETSGEVTEFIVKMPRRYKSWGGGDGSTLTIYMPRTSELNFEGVVVDVEAADLTAGARIKTVNGNIKASKISGKIALETVNGDIDSRDLDGNIQFETVNGDIEDIASNGKLRFNAVNGEIKTQTTATELRLENVNGEVELKMAELKDLRLSTVNGEIAVYAAKLLDNANINMDSVSGDIELYFPTDVSARFEINAHSGGHITNELSSEQVKKAKYGPARSLEFVLNGGNADVEIDTVSGNIELKRN; via the coding sequence ATGAAAGCATTAATTATTGGCCTAACGGCACTACCTGCGATGGTGTTCGCAGGAGAGTCTATCGATAAAGAACTGTCGGTTCCTGCAAATGGTAAAGTTGTCATCGAGAATCAGCGCGGTGACGTAACGATAAAGACATGGGATAAAAACGTTTTTAAAGTGACAGGCGAGTTAGACGATAAAGCTGAGGGTTATAAATTAGAGACCTCTGGCGAGGTAACCGAGTTTATCGTGAAGATGCCAAGACGCTATAAAAGTTGGGGCGGTGGTGATGGCTCTACACTTACCATTTATATGCCTCGTACTAGTGAGTTAAATTTTGAAGGGGTGGTGGTTGATGTTGAAGCGGCTGATTTAACGGCGGGCGCCCGTATCAAAACGGTCAACGGCAATATTAAAGCGAGTAAAATCAGCGGTAAAATTGCGTTAGAAACCGTAAATGGTGATATTGATAGTCGTGACTTGGATGGCAATATTCAGTTTGAAACCGTCAATGGGGACATTGAGGATATCGCTTCGAACGGTAAGCTAAGATTTAACGCCGTTAATGGCGAAATTAAAACGCAAACCACCGCGACCGAGCTGCGCTTAGAAAACGTCAATGGCGAAGTCGAGTTAAAGATGGCAGAGTTAAAAGATCTACGCTTATCTACCGTTAACGGCGAAATAGCAGTATATGCAGCAAAGTTACTGGATAACGCCAATATAAATATGGACAGCGTTAGCGGCGATATTGAACTTTATTTCCCTACGGATGTATCAGCAAGGTTTGAAATCAACGCACATTCTGGCGGCCATATCACCAATGAGCTAAGTTCAGAGCAAGTTAAAAAAGCCAAATATGGCCCAGCTCGTTCACTTGAGTTTGTGCTTAACGGTGGTAATGCTGATGTAGAAATCGATACTGTTAGCGGCAATATTGAGCTAAAGCGTAACTAG
- the dnaB gene encoding replicative DNA helicase — MAKPDIQVDTLKVPPHSIEAEQSVLGGLMLDNEAFDRVAELVVSHDFYTRTHKLIFEAMEKLVELSQPIDLITISENLEKNNQLETIGGFSYLAEIAKNTPSAANIDAYASIVRERAVVREMIGVANEIAEAGFNPEGRDSHELLDLAESKVFKIAEQRTKSTEGPQSIHSILEKTVDKIEELYQSPQDGVTGVSTGYGDLDKMTAGLQPSDLIIVAARPSMGKTTFAMNLAEHAAMTQDKPVLIYSLEMPSEQIMMRMLASLGRINQTKVRTGQLDDDDWARLSSTMGLLMEKGKMYIDDASGLTPTDVRSRARRIARDHGGISMIMVDYLQLMRVPSLSDNRTLEIAEISRSLKALAKELQCPVIALSQLNRTLEQRADKRPVNSDLRESGSIEQDADLIMFIYRDEVYNDDSPDKGTAEIIIGKQRNGPIGKVRLTFQGQYSRFDNYAGPAMDDEY, encoded by the coding sequence ATGGCTAAACCAGATATACAAGTCGATACCTTAAAAGTTCCACCGCACTCAATTGAAGCTGAGCAATCTGTGCTCGGTGGCTTGATGTTAGATAATGAAGCCTTTGACCGTGTTGCGGAATTGGTGGTGTCTCATGACTTTTATACCAGAACCCATAAGCTGATTTTTGAAGCAATGGAAAAGCTGGTAGAGCTTAGTCAACCTATCGATTTAATCACAATTTCTGAGAATCTTGAAAAGAATAATCAGTTAGAAACCATAGGTGGTTTCTCATATCTTGCTGAGATTGCTAAAAACACGCCAAGTGCTGCAAACATTGATGCATACGCGAGTATCGTCCGTGAGCGCGCGGTTGTTCGCGAAATGATTGGTGTGGCGAATGAAATAGCTGAGGCAGGCTTTAATCCTGAGGGACGAGATAGCCATGAACTGTTAGACTTAGCTGAGAGCAAGGTATTTAAGATTGCTGAGCAGCGCACTAAAAGTACTGAAGGCCCGCAAAGCATTCATAGCATTCTAGAGAAAACAGTTGATAAAATTGAAGAACTTTACCAATCTCCACAAGATGGTGTTACCGGGGTAAGTACAGGCTATGGCGACTTAGACAAGATGACGGCAGGACTACAGCCTTCTGATTTGATCATTGTCGCAGCGCGTCCGTCGATGGGTAAAACCACTTTTGCGATGAACTTGGCTGAGCATGCCGCGATGACGCAAGATAAGCCGGTTCTGATCTACTCGCTAGAGATGCCTTCAGAACAGATCATGATGAGGATGCTCGCTTCACTTGGTCGTATCAACCAAACTAAAGTACGTACCGGTCAATTAGACGATGATGATTGGGCACGCCTGTCATCTACCATGGGCTTACTGATGGAAAAAGGCAAGATGTACATTGATGATGCGTCCGGCCTTACGCCAACAGATGTGCGTTCACGCGCTAGAAGAATTGCACGCGATCACGGTGGGATCAGCATGATCATGGTGGACTACTTGCAGCTCATGCGCGTACCGAGCCTTTCAGACAACCGTACGCTTGAGATTGCTGAAATTTCTCGCTCATTAAAGGCGCTCGCAAAAGAGCTGCAATGCCCAGTTATCGCGCTTTCTCAGCTTAACCGTACGCTAGAACAACGTGCAGATAAACGCCCAGTTAACTCCGACTTACGTGAATCAGGCTCTATCGAGCAGGATGCCGACTTAATCATGTTCATTTATCGTGATGAAGTTTATAACGACGATAGCCCCGACAAAGGCACGGCTGAAATCATCATAGGTAAGCAGCGTAACGGTCCTATCGGTAAGGTTAGGTTAACCTTCCAAGGTCAATACTCTCGATTCGATAACTATGCGGGTCCAGCAATGGACGACGAATATTAA
- the alr gene encoding alanine racemase → MRLASAEIDLTALRENLQLTQKLAPKSKIMAVLKANAYGHGLVKIAQHLQDADAFAVARVDEALALRTGGITKPIVLLEGFFHPSDLPILLANNLQTIVHDISQLEAIERADLDAPLTVWLKVDTGMHRLGVEPEEFEAFYARLKRSKNVADKIHLMTHFACADDIKDNKTEVQQVLFKSLVGQSHAPLCLANSAGIIGWPESHGDWIRPGLMLYGVSPMLARVGQQHGLRPVMRLTTKVIAIKRVRAHQAVGYGGRWQCEQDTYLAVIGVGYGDGYPRHAKIGTPVVIGNQRYGIVGTVSMDMISVNIGDNPHGIQVGDEVEMWGPNLPVEEIAQCAGTIPYELLCNVTPRVSYEYIEG, encoded by the coding sequence ATGCGACTAGCGAGTGCTGAAATAGATTTAACCGCGCTGAGAGAAAACCTACAGCTAACGCAAAAACTGGCGCCAAAAAGTAAGATTATGGCTGTACTTAAGGCCAATGCTTACGGCCATGGTTTGGTTAAAATAGCGCAGCATTTGCAAGATGCAGATGCATTCGCTGTGGCGAGAGTTGATGAAGCGCTCGCGCTGAGAACAGGTGGCATCACTAAACCAATTGTCCTGTTGGAAGGTTTTTTTCATCCTTCTGATTTACCTATTCTACTTGCCAATAATTTGCAAACCATAGTGCATGACATTTCTCAGCTTGAAGCCATTGAGCGTGCTGATTTAGATGCGCCGCTCACAGTGTGGCTAAAAGTAGATACCGGTATGCACCGTCTCGGCGTTGAGCCTGAAGAGTTTGAAGCGTTTTATGCCCGCCTCAAGCGCTCAAAAAATGTTGCTGATAAAATCCACTTAATGACACACTTTGCTTGTGCTGATGATATCAAAGACAATAAAACCGAAGTACAACAAGTGCTATTTAAGTCTTTAGTTGGCCAAAGTCACGCACCATTGTGTTTGGCAAACTCTGCGGGGATCATAGGCTGGCCTGAATCTCATGGCGACTGGATCCGTCCCGGTCTAATGCTTTATGGTGTTTCGCCTATGCTCGCTCGCGTTGGACAGCAACATGGTTTAAGACCAGTCATGCGCTTGACCACTAAAGTTATTGCCATCAAGCGGGTGAGGGCGCATCAAGCGGTGGGATATGGCGGACGTTGGCAATGTGAACAGGATACCTATCTTGCCGTCATTGGTGTTGGCTATGGAGATGGTTATCCCAGACACGCTAAAATTGGCACACCAGTGGTTATTGGTAACCAGCGTTACGGCATAGTTGGCACTGTGTCGATGGATATGATCAGTGTGAATATTGGTGATAATCCCCATGGCATTCAAGTTGGTGACGAAGTAGAAATGTGGGGACCAAACCTACCAGTAGAAGAAATAGCGCAATGTGCAGGTACTATTCCATATGAGCTGTTGTGTAACGTCACTCCAAGAGTAAGCTACGAATACATTGAAGGCTAA
- a CDS encoding secondary thiamine-phosphate synthase enzyme YjbQ, which produces MSWTQKQITLKPRKRGFHLIDDEIISQLPDLHDYRIGLLHLFIQHTSASLTINENADPTVRMDMESHFNHFVPQRQSYYRHDYEGDDDMPAHIKSSTLGCEVTIPISEGRLRLGTWQGIYLGEHRDHGGVRRVIATLQGDKKG; this is translated from the coding sequence ATGAGTTGGACTCAAAAACAAATTACCTTGAAGCCTCGAAAACGAGGCTTTCACTTAATAGACGATGAGATTATCTCGCAGCTTCCTGACTTACATGACTATCGTATAGGGCTGCTGCACCTGTTTATACAACACACCTCCGCCAGCCTAACAATAAACGAAAATGCCGACCCAACGGTACGTATGGATATGGAAAGCCACTTTAATCATTTTGTACCACAGAGGCAAAGCTACTACCGCCATGACTATGAGGGTGATGATGATATGCCAGCACATATCAAATCCAGCACCTTAGGATGTGAAGTAACCATTCCCATTTCTGAGGGCCGCCTACGTTTAGGTACTTGGCAAGGTATTTATCTCGGTGAGCATCGTGATCACGGTGGTGTAAGACGTGTTATCGCAACGCTTCAAGGTGACAAAAAAGGCTAG
- a CDS encoding chemotaxis protein CheX: protein MNVEFINPFLSSLINVLATMAQTELTPGKPKMKKDEVAQGDVSGLIGMVGPQTKGSFSITFEEGLALTIMERMLGERPDSINEDVTDMVGEITNMVTGGAKNLLGEKGYEFDMATPVVVSGPGHTITHKCDGPKLIMPFTSPDGNANIEVSFDKLA, encoded by the coding sequence ATGAATGTAGAGTTCATCAACCCCTTTTTATCATCTCTAATCAATGTATTGGCTACTATGGCGCAAACTGAATTGACGCCGGGTAAGCCAAAAATGAAGAAAGACGAAGTCGCACAAGGTGATGTATCGGGTCTGATTGGTATGGTTGGTCCACAGACAAAAGGGTCATTTTCGATCACCTTTGAAGAGGGCCTAGCGTTAACCATAATGGAGCGTATGCTTGGTGAACGCCCTGATTCAATTAATGAAGATGTCACTGATATGGTTGGTGAAATCACCAACATGGTCACTGGCGGCGCTAAAAACCTACTCGGCGAAAAAGGCTACGAGTTTGATATGGCGACACCAGTTGTCGTTTCAGGTCCTGGCCATACTATCACTCATAAATGTGATGGGCCTAAGCTTATTATGCCATTCACCTCACCCGACGGTAATGCCAACATTGAAGTCAGCTTCGATAAACTCGCCTAA
- the zur gene encoding zinc uptake transcriptional repressor Zur, producing MNIELLVSKAKQVCDNRGARFTPIREKVFRLLASKQGGVGAYDLLEELKLTEAAAKPATVYRALDFLSELGFIHKIESTNAFMLCHHFDHTHPVQLLICDSCGNVQELHSNTISHELNSLAAETGFVVTEQTIEAHGRCEKCKD from the coding sequence ATGAATATAGAGTTACTAGTTAGCAAAGCCAAGCAAGTATGTGACAACCGTGGCGCGCGTTTTACCCCTATTAGAGAAAAAGTATTCAGACTACTCGCCTCGAAACAAGGTGGTGTTGGTGCGTACGACTTACTTGAAGAGCTTAAGTTGACGGAAGCGGCTGCAAAACCAGCTACCGTATATCGTGCCTTAGACTTTCTTTCTGAGTTGGGCTTTATCCACAAAATTGAAAGTACTAATGCGTTTATGCTTTGCCACCACTTCGATCACACACATCCAGTGCAGTTACTGATCTGTGATAGCTGCGGTAACGTTCAAGAGTTACACTCAAACACGATTTCGCATGAACTAAACAGCCTCGCTGCAGAAACTGGATTTGTGGTTACAGAGCAAACCATTGAGGCTCATGGCCGTTGCGAAAAATGTAAAGATTAA